The region GATGTCCGCAAGAGAATGGACCGGAGAGTAGGACAAGTCCACCAAGTACTCGTTTATGCTCAACTTGAACTCCGTCAGCATGGCAGTCCACTCATTGGAAACGATATCTTGACTGTCGATGGTGATGTCAAGGTTCTCGATCACCATGGCTCCTTGTTTCCTACAACGGATTAATAATGAATCCAATGTTTCATGTAAGTATAATAATTTACACTAGTCAGGGAGATTTGAAGTGTGATAACCTCATTGTGGCGAGGTGCTGTTTGTACACCCTAATCTGCTTCTCTCCAAATCCTTGAAACAAAAACAATTCATTGGGGACACCGGTCCTCTTCCCTCTCAGCCCATCCTTCTTCAGGAACTGCAGATATCCGCCGTGAGGGATGTACTTGGATGCTGCTCGAGTGGCCACGACATCGAGCTTGTCGTAGCCAACGATGGCGTCCAGTACGTGGACTGCATCCGACACTGTCCGACACATCGGCCTGCAACATTGCAAACAGCATGCTGAACATTTCAAATTTCCAACGTTTTTTTCAAAATCTAAAAATACCTGATCAAATTAAAATTAAATGCAAAATAAATTTAAGTTGAGTAAACTTAATTGAAATTTTATACTGAGTGAGTGAGGTCCAAGATTTTTATATGCTGCATAAATTTGAAAGCTAGGTGATGTGGACAAAGCGAAGAAAGAGGAGAAGTACCCGACGGTGTCTTGTCTAGGGGTGATGGGGACGACGCCGGCGCGGCTGGTGAGCCCGACGGTGGGCTTGATGCCCACCACGGAGTTGAACGACGACGGGCAGAGTATGGAGCCATCGGTCTCGGTGCCCAGTGTCAGGGCCGCCATGTTCGCCGCCGCGGCCACGCCCGACCCGGAGCTCGACCCGCAGGGGTCGGACGACAACACGTATGGGTTGCGCGTCTGGCCGCCGCGCGCGCTCCACCCGTTCTTGACATTGCGGAAATTGGCCCACTCGGAGAGGCTGGCCTTGCCGAGCACCACGGCGCCAGCGCGCCGCAGCCTGGCCGCCACGCCGGCGTCGCGCTTCACCACAGAGCCGAGGAGCGCCAGCGACCTTGCTCGCGTTGCTCGCCTTCAGCACCATAATATTGTACGGTTAGTTGGCTATTCCCATGAAATTCGGCGAGAATACGTACCATACAATGGAGAAATTCTTGGTGGTAATTGGACAAAGCGAGCACTTTGCTTGGAGTACATGCATAATGGAAGCCTTGAATAGTTTCTTTACGGTATGATGGTGCTTTACCTGTATTACTTAGCACGGTAAGAACCCTTCGCAAAATTCATGGTATGAGCTCCCTTTTTGTTCTTGTAGATGAATCGAATGGACATAATTGGTGCACACGATATGCAATAATTAAGGGCATCTGCAACGGTTTGAAATACCTTCATGAAGAATTAGAACCTCCTATGTATCACTTGGATTTAAAACCCGCGAATGTGTTGTTGAGCGAGGATATGGTGCGCAAAATCGCTGATTTCACCTTGTCACGACTCTTTGGGAGTCAACAAACACAAATGACAAAAAGTTGTGTTGGGACACTGTAAGCTTTCTCTTTGACACGAGTTCTAACTTTAAGGACAATATGAAACTTTTGTTTGCATTAAATGGATGATGTGGTAACATATACGATGTGCTATGCAGTGGGTACCAACCTCCTGAAAACCATGATGCAGGAATAATCTCAATTAAGTCTGACATATTCAGCCTAGGTGTTGTAATCATAAAGATAATGAGTGGACCTAAGGCTTACTTCAGAAGTGCTGAAATGCCTTCCCACCATTTCATCAATATTGTAAGAGTATTGTTGCATATATCAAGGCCATTTGAACATCTTCAACATAACATATTTTTCTTTCTCATGCACTTCTTTATGCTCTAAATTTGTAGGTGCATGGAAAATGGAGGAATAGGCTATATGCGACATCAGAGTATGAGTTGAACTTGTATTCCGAACAAGTAAAAAGATGCATCGAAATAACTTTAAATTGTTTGGAGGCTAATCGAAGCAAGAGACCGAGCATAGGGGATATTGTTAATAAGTTGAATGAGACCGAGGTCATGCTTCGATTTGGTCATGCATTGGCAAATGTGCAAGGCTCATCAAAATCATCAATGACCCGGGTATGATCATAATGGTGGACTATACTATCTTATTTATCTCCTTTTCTCCTATGAAACAAATTGAATGAACTCGAGTGAAAATATAAACCAATTGCTAAGAAATATTTTTATGTTTGAATGAG is a window of Triticum dicoccoides isolate Atlit2015 ecotype Zavitan chromosome 2B, WEW_v2.0, whole genome shotgun sequence DNA encoding:
- the LOC119361784 gene encoding probable amidase At4g34880 translates to MAALTLGTETDGSILCPSSFNSVVGIKPTVGLTSRAGVVPITPRQDTVGPMCRTVSDAVHVLDAIVGYDKLDVVATRAASKYIPHGGYLQFLKKDGLRGKRTGVPNELFLFQGFGEKQIRVYKQHLATMRKQGAMVIENLDITIDSQDIVSNEWTAMLTEFKLSINEYLVDLSYSPVHSLADIIAFNKAHPIEERLKDFGQQNLILAQNTNGIGRLERARIRWLKELSANGLEKLMKEHQLDAIVAPEHYASNHLAIGGQPGIIVPAGYNEKGVPFGICFGGLQGYEPRLIEMAYAFEQATKVRRPPMFKP